In Spirochaetota bacterium, a single genomic region encodes these proteins:
- a CDS encoding DUF2341 domain-containing protein produces MNKVTINQFCSISILIMILLFIVSITKCGNGLGGLLEESPMMVENTDNRQPEIESIGNRAVDENQLLEFTVKASDPEGGELIYSAHNLPSGATFDATTQVFCWFPDYGQSGNYPDVLFVVTDNGSSPAVASESITISVGDVNRPPVLEFIGDRTVDENQLLEFMINANDPDEDDLIYSASDLPSGATFNSTTRLFSWMPSFGQTGVYSNILFTVDDKGIPMISDTEFINITVIKKWFDVSWQFRKEITVTEQSGVDLSDYQVKIELTSSNFDFTKADINGDDIRFTYYNDITNTETEISYWIEEWDSVTPLATLWTKVIDIPANDSATIYMYYGNPGVSSPSSWDNTFVSDGSYAQELSSDVNTMALWHFNEGLGNETHDVAGSDDVATLKDGYSWVAGRFGSAIDFDATSNGWAQATQGGDTGDMDITGDMTVEAWVKISTKPGGEYHIILDKLHTVTNSGFQFIINSSRQLVTTIGDGSNMISQASDSSINEEIWTHIAFTHDGSSVVFYINGKIDSVKSLSAIQATNDDPVLMSTDEVFTHDNDAWMNGILDEVRVSDDDLSHEEIIKDAGARIYVNPEPIYAIGLEESI; encoded by the coding sequence ATGAATAAGGTAACGATTAATCAATTCTGTTCAATTTCTATTCTAATTATGATTCTATTATTCATTGTTTCCATTACTAAGTGTGGTAATGGCTTGGGAGGGTTGTTAGAAGAGAGTCCTATGATGGTTGAGAATACAGATAATCGTCAGCCAGAAATTGAATCTATTGGAAACAGGGCAGTTGATGAGAATCAGCTTCTTGAATTCACAGTAAAAGCTAGTGACCCGGAAGGGGGGGAGTTGATATATTCTGCACATAACCTGCCCTCAGGAGCAACCTTTGATGCGACTACTCAAGTATTTTGTTGGTTCCCTGACTATGGACAATCAGGGAACTATCCAGATGTTCTTTTTGTGGTGACAGATAATGGCTCATCACCTGCAGTCGCCTCTGAGTCCATAACCATATCAGTTGGAGATGTAAATCGTCCTCCAGTCCTTGAGTTTATCGGAGACAGGACTGTTGATGAGAATCAGCTCCTTGAATTTATGATTAATGCCAATGATCCAGATGAGGATGACTTGATATATTCCGCAAGCGATCTCCCCTCAGGCGCAACTTTTAATTCAACAACTCGATTGTTTAGCTGGATGCCGTCATTTGGACAAACAGGAGTCTACTCCAATATCCTTTTCACTGTAGACGATAAAGGCATTCCTATGATTAGTGATACAGAGTTCATCAACATTACTGTTATTAAGAAATGGTTTGATGTATCATGGCAGTTTCGAAAAGAGATTACAGTAACTGAGCAATCTGGCGTAGATTTAAGTGATTATCAGGTAAAGATAGAACTTACTTCCAGTAACTTTGATTTTACTAAGGCTGACATCAATGGGGATGATATAAGATTTACCTATTATAATGATATAACAAATACGGAAACAGAGATTAGTTATTGGATTGAGGAATGGGATTCTGTTACACCCTTGGCCACTCTCTGGACAAAGGTAATCGATATCCCGGCCAATGATTCAGCTACGATTTATATGTATTATGGAAATCCTGGAGTCAGTTCCCCTTCTTCCTGGGATAATACCTTTGTTAGTGATGGATCATATGCCCAGGAATTGAGTTCAGATGTCAACACAATGGCCTTATGGCATTTTAATGAGGGCCTTGGGAATGAAACTCATGATGTCGCGGGTAGTGATGATGTAGCTACTTTAAAGGATGGGTATAGTTGGGTAGCTGGAAGATTTGGATCTGCTATAGATTTCGATGCCACAAGTAATGGGTGGGCCCAAGCCACCCAGGGCGGTGATACGGGCGATATGGATATTACGGGTGATATGACTGTTGAAGCATGGGTGAAAATCAGTACTAAGCCAGGAGGTGAGTATCATATCATCCTTGATAAACTTCACACCGTAACTAATTCAGGATTTCAATTTATCATAAATTCAAGCAGGCAATTGGTTACAACGATTGGTGATGGGTCTAACATGATCTCACAAGCATCAGATTCGAGCATCAATGAGGAGATATGGACTCATATCGCTTTCACTCATGATGGTTCCTCTGTAGTGTTTTACATAAACGGAAAAATTGATAGCGTGAAAAGCCTTTCAGCAATACAGGCAACCAATGATGATCCGGTTTTGATGTCAACTGATGAAGTCTTTACCCATGATAACGATGCATGGATGAATGGAATACTCGATGAAGTGAGGGTAAGTGATGATGATTTGAGTCATGAAGAGATTATAAAGGACGCCGGAGCACGTATATATGTGAATCCTGAACCAATATATGCGATAGGATTAGAAGAATCAATTTAG
- a CDS encoding radical SAM protein produces MIDVGKLYCGGSSTGDGLRYGRESGIDSHGNAPHKTEKQAKERRPIVVWSTTRSCNLNCVHCYTDSSNIKYSNELTTDDGLKLIDDLASFNIPSLLFSGGEPLMRKDLFILIEKAANKNIRPVISTNGTLIDKDTAKSIRDSGIVYVGISLDGMEDVNDHFRGVKGAFTRAMKGFENCLSVGQRVGLRLTLTKQNHIDLNKIFDFIEREGINRACFYHLVYSGRGKDMYKDDLSHNDSRDAMNTILTRTKDYFNRNLDINILTVDNHADGVYIYRRLMEENPERAKEVYDLLEWNGGGANSTGVGIGNIDFVGNVHPDQFWQDYTFGNIKERSFGDIWMDESDPLMKGLKHKADYIKGRCRMCHYTNLCTGSMRVRGYRTFADPWAPDPQCYLLDDEIGLDLNKRRTLSEAGEDYKMPDELTQ; encoded by the coding sequence ATGATCGATGTTGGTAAACTATATTGTGGTGGAAGCTCTACTGGAGACGGACTGCGCTATGGCAGGGAATCCGGAATTGATTCCCATGGCAATGCGCCACACAAAACGGAAAAACAGGCAAAGGAAAGAAGGCCCATTGTAGTCTGGAGCACAACAAGAAGCTGTAATCTAAACTGTGTGCACTGTTACACAGATTCATCTAATATCAAGTACAGCAATGAACTAACCACCGATGATGGCCTCAAACTTATAGATGATCTTGCTTCCTTTAATATACCATCCCTGCTATTCTCTGGAGGCGAACCATTGATGAGAAAAGACTTATTCATCCTTATTGAAAAGGCTGCCAACAAAAATATCAGACCAGTAATATCGACTAACGGAACCCTGATAGATAAGGACACAGCCAAAAGCATAAGGGATTCAGGGATAGTCTATGTTGGGATAAGCCTTGATGGGATGGAAGATGTAAACGATCACTTTAGGGGTGTTAAGGGCGCATTTACAAGGGCAATGAAGGGCTTTGAGAACTGTCTCTCAGTAGGTCAAAGGGTTGGATTGAGGTTAACCCTTACCAAACAGAATCATATTGACCTTAATAAAATTTTTGACTTCATTGAGAGGGAAGGAATAAACAGGGCATGCTTCTATCACCTAGTCTACTCCGGTAGGGGAAAGGATATGTATAAAGATGATCTATCGCATAATGATTCCCGCGATGCGATGAATACCATTCTTACAAGAACAAAGGACTACTTTAATAGGAATCTGGACATCAATATACTCACAGTGGATAACCATGCGGATGGGGTATACATCTACCGCAGGCTCATGGAGGAGAACCCTGAAAGGGCAAAAGAGGTATATGACCTCTTGGAATGGAATGGAGGGGGCGCTAACTCAACCGGTGTTGGGATAGGTAATATAGATTTTGTGGGCAATGTCCATCCGGACCAATTCTGGCAGGACTATACATTTGGGAATATAAAGGAAAGGAGCTTTGGTGACATATGGATGGATGAAAGCGATCCCTTAATGAAAGGCCTTAAGCATAAGGCTGATTATATTAAGGGAAGATGCAGGATGTGTCACTATACCAACCTCTGTACAGGTTCTATGAGAGTAAGGGGGTACAGGACATTTGCCGATCCTTGGGCTCCTGATCCACAGTGCTATCTCTTGGATGATGAAATTGGGCTTGATTTGAATAAGAGGAGGACATTATCCGAAGCAGGAGAAGATTATAAGATGCCAGATGAGTTGACTCAATAA
- a CDS encoding bifunctional precorrin-2 dehydrogenase/sirohydrochlorin ferrochelatase, with product MLYPIYLNIGNKLVAIIGGGEVAFRKAKDLIEAGARVRIISPTIHEGIIELKNSNIESINLIQREYSQGDLEGAILVFAATNDQNINRQVFNEAEGKNIFINSVDDPPNCSFFVPSMVRRGDFILSVSTSGASPAMAAKLRRLFEEDIPHNIEDILKSLREARLTLQEIEGLNPTERGAVLKNIVNDDNLLTNIVEYSKKNKMKEFIQMLI from the coding sequence ATGCTTTACCCTATATATCTTAACATTGGGAACAAGCTTGTCGCGATTATTGGTGGCGGAGAAGTCGCCTTTAGAAAGGCCAAAGACCTCATCGAGGCAGGGGCCAGGGTTAGGATAATCTCGCCTACAATACATGAGGGAATAATAGAATTAAAAAATTCCAACATCGAATCAATCAATCTCATCCAACGAGAATATTCTCAGGGCGACCTAGAGGGTGCGATCCTCGTCTTTGCCGCGACAAACGATCAAAACATCAATAGACAGGTCTTTAATGAGGCTGAGGGTAAGAATATATTTATAAACTCAGTCGATGATCCCCCAAACTGCTCATTTTTTGTCCCATCGATGGTAAGAAGGGGCGATTTTATACTATCAGTTTCTACTAGCGGCGCTTCCCCTGCAATGGCTGCCAAGTTGAGAAGGCTCTTTGAAGAGGATATACCACATAACATAGAGGATATCCTGAAATCACTCAGGGAGGCAAGATTGACATTACAGGAAATTGAGGGACTTAACCCCACAGAGAGAGGGGCTGTATTGAAGAATATCGTCAATGATGATAATCTGTTAACCAATATAGTAGAATACAGCAAGAAAAATAAGATGAAGGAATTCATACAGATGCTTATATAG
- a CDS encoding DUF4398 domain-containing protein has translation MSIMRLKTMRYMCLCFVLSYSCFISCKLKVPIKEMSLAKSAISTANEVKAKKYAPEELNKAKEQLFKCHESVNTDDVKTAKERAVEAKMFADAAIEKSLPPLTSDLLAEARKVYDEADLAFAEKYEQEAFNLADDNIREAETMIINKKLYDAYLKLKEAIHNGTYAKNKALENIPELNKNIAKLLKDTEDLKSKGGVEFAPLEIEAINSKLEAAKSSLDQKNIKDAFYKISEADKDLQIAVLKTKMGHAAKMLKTAEIELARVKESELRQYVMKDIERASLLITEGKELFDGKSYSDSSKKSQEALELISSIWIDIKKKEDEIQLAEEKERERQRIEAQERELKKKEMQKRVSHKEYVVKLNPKKRDCLWRIAYYVYKNARLWPLIYMANRDMIKDPDLIFPGQKFDIPPIPERGEGGKQGDREDVAIREKPAEVSVEPTEEEKGGGIDAKEGPTGVPVESIEEDKMEDSAKGEGLGEESVESIEEGKVGKSVIGEAPTGASVESTEEEKVKEPAIGEDPTGIPVEPIQDEKMKNPAIKNDSPHATEKFNKEGMNSEADTNDESQGAFIE, from the coding sequence ATGAGTATAATGAGGTTAAAAACGATGAGGTATATGTGTTTGTGCTTTGTTTTATCGTATTCATGTTTTATCTCGTGCAAATTAAAAGTTCCAATAAAGGAGATGTCCCTTGCCAAATCTGCAATTTCGACGGCAAATGAAGTGAAGGCAAAGAAATACGCTCCGGAAGAGCTCAATAAGGCGAAGGAGCAGCTATTTAAATGTCATGAATCCGTAAATACTGATGATGTGAAGACAGCGAAAGAGAGGGCAGTGGAAGCCAAGATGTTTGCGGATGCTGCAATAGAGAAATCGCTTCCTCCATTGACGAGTGATCTTCTTGCTGAAGCCAGGAAAGTCTATGATGAAGCTGACCTTGCTTTTGCCGAGAAGTATGAGCAGGAGGCATTCAACCTCGCAGATGATAACATTAGAGAGGCAGAGACTATGATCATTAATAAAAAATTATATGATGCCTATCTCAAATTAAAAGAGGCTATTCATAATGGGACCTATGCGAAGAACAAGGCTCTGGAAAATATACCGGAATTAAATAAAAATATAGCAAAGCTGTTAAAGGATACTGAAGATCTTAAATCCAAGGGAGGGGTTGAGTTTGCTCCTTTAGAGATTGAAGCGATTAATTCCAAACTTGAAGCAGCAAAATCAAGCTTGGATCAGAAAAATATCAAGGATGCATTTTACAAGATATCCGAGGCAGATAAGGACCTTCAAATCGCTGTGTTGAAGACAAAAATGGGACATGCGGCAAAAATGCTTAAGACTGCTGAGATTGAATTAGCAAGGGTGAAGGAATCTGAGCTAAGGCAATATGTTATGAAGGATATAGAAAGGGCATCCCTGCTCATTACTGAGGGTAAGGAATTATTTGATGGGAAATCCTATTCAGATTCGAGTAAAAAATCTCAAGAGGCTTTAGAGCTTATTAGTTCTATCTGGATTGATATCAAAAAGAAGGAAGATGAGATTCAATTAGCGGAGGAGAAAGAGAGGGAGAGGCAAAGGATCGAGGCTCAGGAGAGGGAATTGAAGAAGAAAGAGATGCAAAAACGAGTTTCTCATAAGGAGTATGTAGTTAAATTGAATCCTAAGAAGAGGGATTGCCTATGGAGAATCGCATACTATGTATACAAAAATGCTAGGCTGTGGCCACTAATATATATGGCAAACAGGGATATGATTAAGGATCCGGATTTAATATTCCCTGGTCAAAAGTTTGATATTCCCCCGATCCCTGAGAGAGGGGAGGGTGGGAAGCAGGGTGACAGGGAGGATGTCGCTATAAGAGAGAAACCCGCTGAAGTGTCTGTTGAACCAACGGAAGAAGAAAAGGGGGGTGGGATTGATGCAAAGGAAGGGCCAACTGGAGTACCGGTAGAGTCCATTGAAGAAGATAAAATGGAGGACTCTGCCAAAGGAGAAGGGCTAGGTGAAGAATCAGTTGAGTCCATAGAAGAAGGAAAAGTGGGGAAGTCTGTCATAGGAGAAGCGCCAACCGGAGCATCAGTCGAGTCCACTGAGGAGGAGAAGGTGAAGGAGCCTGCCATAGGAGAGGATCCGACAGGGATTCCAGTTGAGCCCATTCAAGATGAGAAGATGAAAAATCCTGCTATCAAGAATGATTCTCCCCATGCAACTGAGAAATTCAATAAAGAAGGAATGAATAGCGAAGCCGATACAAATGATGAATCTCAAGGAGCCTTTATTGAATAG